The nucleotide sequence TAGTTCTGGAGATATTAGTTAGATTATGGAGGTGAAAGAACGCTGTTAGCTTCTGCAATAAAACAATATTTCAATAGAGCCATTGAAAAACATGATGAACTATATGATATATTCAGTATGTATTTGACTATGACAGTAATATTAAATAATTGCATTTGAACACATTGTGAATTGTACAGTTACTcataaattatatttactggtCTATAAAGGCCAGTTATTATAAAAGGTTACCTAAGGTCTGCTGCATCTTTCAGAATGCATTCTCATTCAAAAGGTGCCTGCTGAATGATCTGGTGCTTCTAGACCAAACAGAAACATACATTGTGCCAACATTAAAAATTATAAATGCTaattacaaatataaaatattattttcttaATCTGAAAGAATATTAGATAAGATCAACATACATTATTATAGTAGAGCACACCCAGTGGTGGAGGAATGAATATTTACTCACTTTTCATGATGAAAGAATACTGTCCAGGGATTCTGATCCTGTGTGACAGTTTGAGCGTATCAAAGACCACATGACTGAAGAGGTTAGAAATAAGTTCATAAGAGCTTCTGTTAAATTCATTTCATATGTGTGGAGATTGCACACAGGTAAATGACTGACATCAGTACATTAGAAATGTGAGTATAGAATATTAGTCAGTTCCTATTAAAGTGTTCTGAtttattgccattattgttgttattattattagtattaaCAATAACATTGCTGCTACTACTACTAGGATGACTATGATTATTATTCTCGTATTAAGGAAATTGAAAATATTTTAGATAGTAAACTTTTATTTGAAAAGAAaagcaataaataaataacatttgtATTTCTTTCCCACAGTGTTTTAAAAAATCTGTCTCAATTATGGAAAATTCCTCTGATGTTACATCCATCGTGTTGACTGCCTACTATGGAATGGAAAAGTTGAAGCATGAATACTTTAGCATTTTTCTTATTAtctacatcatcatcattacgGAAAACATAATTCTAATTTCTGTGATCGGTGTTGAGAAAACGTTACACGAgccaatgtatttttttatcgGTAACTTAGCAGCAAATGGTGTCTATGGAAGTACTATTCTTTTACCAGCCCTTTTGAGTAATTTGTTATCAACCAAATATGAAGTATCACTAGCCTGTTGTCAAACCCAGACATATGGTTTACACACGTATGCTACTATTGAATTTACAATTCTTGCTGTGATGAGCTATGACAGGTATGCTGCCATCTGTCACCCATTGCACTACCACACAATGATGTCACTGAGCAAGGTGTATAAGCTTATTGTGTTCACTTGGGTTTATCCCTTGATtgcatttctgtttttttttatcataaatCTTCAACTACGATTTTGTCAACAGGTCATTGACAAGTTGTACTGCACCAATTTCTCACTAGTGAAGCTATCCTGCTCAAATACAGCTGTTATTAACATTGTGGGTTTAGCATCTGTAGTTCTATATTCTTTTCCACAGTTAGTCATGGTCCTTTTCTCATATGCAAAGATTTTCAGAATATGTTTGTCTTCCAGGAAGATGAAGAACAAAGCCATCACAACTTGCACCCCACACCTGTTTGCTGTCTTGATGTACTCTATAGGATGCTTTTTTGAAATACTGCAAAGCAGATTTGACCTACGCCATCTGCCTTACGAAACTCATGTGTTCATGTCCATTTTCTTTCTGATATTTCCCCCTTTTCTCAATCCACTCATTTATGGTTTGAGTATTCGATCCATACGCCTGTCAATGTTCAAATGTATTAAAGGTCAGAGAAAAACTCTGCCAACACAGTAATTATTTTCTTGTGCATTGATCATGTTAATGCATGGTTTACCATATTCAATAGATTTACTGAAGAGTCTATTACTTCAGCCCAggctttgtattttatttttattttttgcttCTCCATACAGCATTTAATTCTGTTGTACTAACATTGAATTGCTTTGTCTTATGATGTGGATTACTTTTCATTCATTTCCGCATCACCTGTGATTCACCTGTTATTATTTAGCAAAAATATTTGCTATTTACGGTATGTGATAAATAAAGGTCTCAATGTAAATTTcgtgttttcaatgcttttacatTCACATTATTCATGAAAGGTTTGAAGGTTCATAACAATGTGTATACATATTTTTATGttatgtgtgttatgtgttgggtgtgtgcacTTTCCATACAGTAAATCAACTGATTTACAATATGTTTGGTTTTATTGTTGTTCTTTTCTCAATATTAAAAAATGTCACCTAAAATAAGGAAACAAATGAGACAATCGTTATAGACAAATTCAATTGTTTGAATTTAAACGAAATTCAAAGCACATCTTGTTGACTATTAGATGTTCTCAGTCCTTTCAGACCAACTGCATTACACTTGCAAACATGTCTGAATGTTTCTGTGATATATTGTAAGTATATATCAGGGACATTATGAGTATATTGTAtgacaattatttattttaatgttcACTTCATTGCAGTAACAGCGTATGTGCATCACCTGGAAGCTCATAGAAATACATGTTGATGTACATGTATGGTACATtacaatatataaaaatattctaCAAGAATTATCCTGTGATCCGTTGACTAGACAATGTCAAAAAGAAAGTTGATGTTAAGGTTCAGCCTTGTCAATATTGAGCTTGTTCTAACAACATAGACTGGCATAAACTGTTACAACTCAACCTGTTTTTAATCCATATTATAGTTCTGGAGATATTAGTTAGATTATGGAGGTGAAAGTACGCTGTTagcttctacatttacatttagtcatttagcagacgctcttatccagagcgacttacagtaagtacagggacattcccccgaggcaagcagggtgaagggccttgcccaaggacacaacgtcatttggcacggccaggaatcgaactggcaactttcagattactagcctgcttccctaaccgctcagccacctgactcccttctacaataaaacaatatttcAATAGAGCCATTGAAAAACATGATGAACTATATGATATATTCAGTATGTATTTGACTATGACAGTAATATTAAATAATTGCATTTGAACACATTGTGAATTGTACAGTTACTCATAAATTGTATTTACTGGTCTATAAAGGCCAGTTATTATAAAAGGTTACCTAAGGTCTGCTGCATCTTTCAGAATGCATTCTCATTCAAAAGGCGCCTGCTGAATGATCTTGTGCTTCTAGGCCAAACAGAAacataaattacatttacatttatgcatttagcagacgcttttatccaaagcgacttccaagagagagctttacaaaaaagcatatgtcactgatcataacaacgagatagcccgaaacattgcgagcagccaaaacatgaagcatacattgtggaaaaccaaataagtaccaaagggaagaaccataagagcatgcagttaaacaagttacaattgaacaacatgaaactccccacaagagtgcaagagtgtacctgtagaaaaaacaatcaacagtaaaaatatttcacagcgagtacaagaatttgaaaccgttacaactaaccaacaagagcaacaagtctctcaatacgagtcattgtgatcctggaggaaactaacatcaggtccagccaagcattgcCTAAgcgccgttgtactcccggaacaagtgcatcttgagccttttcttgaaggtggggagacagtcagtgtccctgatggaggtggggagttgattccaccattggggggctagacaggagaagagcttgtgttgggaccgggcactcttgagcggtgggaccaccagacggttgtcagaagaagaccgttggtggcgggggggggtgtaaggctggaggagagacttgatgtagtcgggtgcagtcccgttcaccgctcggaaggtcagtaccagagtcttgaatctgatacgggctgtgatgggaagccagtggaggaagATGTGCCAATATTAAAAATTATAACTGTCAAATACAAATCtaaaatattattttcttaATCTGAAAGAATATTAGATAAGATCAACATACATTATTATAGTAAAGCACACCCAGTGGTGGAGGAATGAATATTTACTCACTTATCATGATGAAAGAATACTGTCCAGGGATTCTGATCCTGTGTGACAAAGTTTGAGCGTATCAAAGATCACATGACTGAAGAGGTTAGAAATAAGTTCATAAGAGCTTCGATTAAATTAGTTTCATATGTGTGGAGACAGCACACAGGTAAATAACTGACATCAGCACATTAGAAATGTTAATATAAAATATTAGTCAGTTCCTATTCAAGTGTTCTGATTTATtgctattattgttattattattagtagtaaCAATAATATTGCTACTACTACTAGAATTACTAGGAGTATTATTATCGTATTAAGGAAATTAAAAATATTGTAGATAGTAAACTTTTATTTGAAAAGAAgagcaataaataaataacatttgtATCTCTTTCCCACAGTGTTTTCAAAATCTGTCTTGATTATGGAAAATTCCTCTGATGTTACATCCATCGTGTTGACTGCCTACTATGGAATGGAAAAATTGAAGCATGAATACTTTAGCATTTTTCTTATTAtctacatcatcatcattgcGGAaaatttaattttaatttctgtgaTCGGTGTTGAGAAAACGTTGCACGAgccaatgtatttttttatcgGTAACTTAGCAGCAAATGCTGTCTATGGAAGTACTATTCTTTTGCCAGCCCTTTTGAGTAATTTATTATCAACAAAATATGAAGTGTCACTAGCCTGTTGTCGAATCCAGATATATGGTATACATACTTATGCTATTATTGAATTTACAATTCTTGCTGTGATGAGCTATGATAGATATGCTGCCATCTGTCACCCATTGCACTACCACACGATCATGTCACTGAGCAAAGTGTATAAGCTTATTGTGTTCACTTGGGTTTATCCCttgattgcatttcagattttttttatcatAACTCTTCAACTACGATTTTGTCAACAGGACATTGACAAGTTGTACTGCATCAATTACTCACTAGTGAAGCTATCCTGCTCAAATACAGCTGTTATTAACATTGTGGGTTTAGCATCTGTAGTTTTATATACTTTTCCACAGTTAGTCATGGTTCTTTTCTCGTATGCACAGATTTTCAGAATATGTTTGTCTTCCAGGAAGATGAAGATCAAAGCCATCACAACTTGCACCCCACACCTGTTTGCTGTCTCTATGTACTCTATAGGATGCTTTTTTGAAATACTGCAAAGCAGATTTGACCTACGTCATCTGCCTTACGAAACTCATGTGTTCATGTCCCTTTTCTTTCTGATATTTCCCCCTATTCTCAATCCACTCATTTATGGTTTGAGTATTCGATCCATACGCCTGTCAGTGTTCAAATGTATTAAAGGTCATAGAAAAACTGTGCCAACACAGTAGATGATTTTCTTATGCATTGATCATGTTAATACATGGTTTACCATATTCAATAGATTTACTCAAGAGTCTATTACTTCAGCCCagacattttattattattattttatttgtttggtTCTCCGTACAGCATATAATTCTGTTGCACTAAAATTGAATTGCTTTGTCTTATAACATTGATTGTTTTTCATTCATTTCTGCATTACCTGTGATTCACCTGTCATTATTTAGCAAAAGTATTCACTATTTACGGTATGTGCTAAATAAAggtctaaatgtaaatttggTGTTTTTAATGCTTTTACATTCCCATTATTCATGAAAGGTTTGAAGGGTCATAACAATGTGTATACCTATGTTTATGttatgtgtgttatgtgttgggtgtgtgcacTTCCTTAGAGTAAATCAACTGATTTACAATATGTTTGGTTTTATTGTTGTTCTTTTCTCAATATTACAAAATGTCACCTAAAATAAGTATACAAATGAGACAATCGTTATAGACTAATTCAATTGTTTGAATTTAAATTCAATTCAAAGCACATCTTGTTGACTATTAGATGTTCTCAGTCATTTCAGACCAACTGCATTACACTTGCAAACATCTCTGAATGTTTCTGTGATATATTGTAAGTATATATCAGGGGCATTATAAGTATATTACATGTGCATCACCTGGAAGCTCAAAGAAATACATGTTGATGTATGTACATGATATATTACAATATATACAAATATTCTACAAGAAATATCCTGTGATCCGTTGACTAGACAATGTCAAAAAGTAAAGTTGATGTTAAGGTTCAGCCTTGTCAATATTGAGCTTGTTCTAACAACATAGACTGGCATAAGCTGTTACAACTCAACCTGTTTTTAATAAATGTTATAGTTCTGGAGATATTAGTTAGATTATGGAGGTGAAAGAACGCTGTTAGCTTCTGCAATAAAACAATATTTCAATAGAGCCATTGAAAAACATGATGAACTATATGATATATTCAGTATGTATTTGACTATGACAGTAATATTAAATAATTGCATTTGAACACATTGTGAATTGTACAGTTACTcataaattatatttactggtCTATAAAGGCCAGTTATTATAAAAGGTTACCTAAGGTCTGCTGCATCTTTCAGAATGCATTCTCATTCAAAAGGTGCCTGCTGAATGATCTGGTGCTTCTAGACCAAACAGAAACATACATTGTGCCAACATTAAAAATTATAAATGCTaattacaaatataaaatattattttcttaATCTGAAAGAATATTAGATAAGATCAACATACATTATTATAGTAGAGCACACCCAGTGGTGGAGGAATGAATATTTACTCACTTTTCATGATGAAAGAATACTGTCCAGGGATTCTGATCCTGTGTGACAGTTTGAGCGTATCAAAGACCACATGACTGAAGAGGTTAGAAATAAGTTCATAAGAGCTTCTGTTAAATTCATTTCATATGTGTGGAGATTGCACACAGGTAAATGACTGACATCAGTACATTAGAAATGTGAGTATAGAATATTAGTCAGTTCCTATTAAAGTGTTCTGAtttattgccattattgttgttattattattagtattaaCAATAACATTGCTGCTACTACTACTAGGATGACTATGATTATTATTCTCGTATTAAGGAAATTGAAAATATTTTAGATAGTAAACTTTTATTTGAAAAGAAaagcaataaataaataacatttgtATTTCTTTCCCACAGTGTTTTAAAAAATCTGTCTCAATTATGGAAAATTCCTCTGATGTTACATCCATCGTGTTGACTGCCTACTATGGAATGGAAAAGTTGAAGCATGAATACTTTAGCATTTTTCTTATTAtctacatcatcatcattacgGAAAACATAATTCTAATTTCTGTGATCGGTGTTGAGAAAACGTTACACGAgccaatgtatttttttatcgGTAACTTAGCAGCAAATGGTGTCTATGGAAGTACTATTCTTTTACCAGCCCTTTTGAGTAATTTGTTATCAACCAAATATGAAGTATCACTAGCCTGTTGTCAAACCCAGACATATGGTTTACACACGTATGCTACTATTGAATTTACAATTCTTGCTGTGATGAGCTATGACAGGTATGCTGCCATCTGTCACCCATTGCACTACCACACAATGATGTCACTGAGCAAGGTGTATAAGCTTATTGTGTTCACTTGGGTTTATCCCTTGATtgcatttctgtttttttttatcataaatCTTCAACTACGATTTTGTCAACAGGTCATTGACAAGTTGTACTGCACCAATTTCTCACTAGTGAAGCTATCCTGCTCAAATACAGCTGTTATTAACATTGTGGGTTTAGCATCTGTAGTTCTATATTCTTTTCCACAGTTAGTCATGGTCCTTTTCTCATATGCAAAGATTTTCAGAATATGTTTGTCTTCCAGGAAGATGAAGAACAAAGCCATCACAACTTGCACCCCACACCTGTTTGCTGTCTTGATGTACTCTATAGGATGCTTTTTTGAAATACTGCAAAGCAGATTTGACCTACGCCATCTGCCTTACGAAACTCATGTGTTCATGTCCATTTTCTTTCTGATATTTCCCCCTTTTCTCAATCCACTCATTTATGGTTTGAGTATTCGATCCATACGCCTGTCAATGTTCAAATGTATTAAAGGTCAGAGAAAAACTCTGCCAACACAGTAATTATTTTCTTGTGCATTGATCATGTTAATGCATGGTTTACCATATTCAATAGATTTACTGAAGAGTCTATTACTTCAGCCCAggctttgtattttatttttattttttgcttCTCCATACAGCATTTAATTATTTTGCACGAACATTTAATTGCTTTGTCTTATAATGTGgattgttttccattcatttctgCATCACCTGTGATTCACCTGTTATTATTTTGCATAAGTATTCGCTATTTACGGTATGTGCTAAATAAAGGTCTCAATGTAAATTTcgtgttttcaatgcttttacatTCACATTATTCATGAAAGGTTTGAAGGTTCATAACAATGTGTATACCTATGTTTatgttatgtttgtgtgtgtacctttttaCATATGCACTTCCTTACAGTAAATCAACTGATAtagaaaatgtttgtttttattgttattCTTTTCTCAATATTACAAAAGAGCACCTAAAATAAGGACACAAATGAGACAATCGTTATAGAAACATGCATCAAAGGTCCAATGCTTGTTCACAAGTACCCTTCTCCTGTGctttagtgcgtgtgtgtgtgtgtgtgtgtatgtctgtgtgtgttgctcttgACTTAATCTTACTTGAACTAATAGTGCCATCTTGTGGATAGACGATTATTCTCACTGCTCATTGATAATTCATGTATGCTTTTacgaaaaaaatatttgttcagATCAAATCATACTTAAAATGTGATTTAACACAATCATATTGATACAAGCAGAAGACTGGATCAAAATATACAGCTTTCCTGTTCGAAGTCCATCCTC is from Osmerus eperlanus chromosome 27, fOsmEpe2.1, whole genome shotgun sequence and encodes:
- the LOC134013539 gene encoding olfactory receptor 4B13-like encodes the protein MKEYCPGILILLFSKSVLIMENSSDVTSIVLTAYYGMEKLKHEYFSIFLIIYIIIIAENLILISVIGVEKTLHEPMYFFIGNLAANAVYGSTILLPALLSNLLSTKYEVSLACCRIQIYGIHTYAIIEFTILAVMSYDRYAAICHPLHYHTIMSLSKVYKLIVFTWVYPLIAFQIFFIITLQLRFCQQDIDKLYCINYSLVKLSCSNTAVINIVGLASVVLYTFPQLVMVLFSYAQIFRICLSSRKMKIKAITTCTPHLFAVSMYSIGCFFEILQSRFDLRHLPYETHVFMSLFFLIFPPILNPLIYGLSIRSIRLSVFKCIKGHRKTVPTQ
- the LOC134013538 gene encoding olfactory receptor 4B13-like; this encodes MENSSDVTSIVLTAYYGMEKLKHEYFSIFLIIYIIIITENIILISVIGVEKTLHEPMYFFIGNLAANGVYGSTILLPALLSNLLSTKYEVSLACCQTQTYGLHTYATIEFTILAVMSYDRYAAICHPLHYHTMMSLSKVYKLIVFTWVYPLIAFLFFFIINLQLRFCQQVIDKLYCTNFSLVKLSCSNTAVINIVGLASVVLYSFPQLVMVLFSYAKIFRICLSSRKMKNKAITTCTPHLFAVLMYSIGCFFEILQSRFDLRHLPYETHVFMSIFFLIFPPFLNPLIYGLSIRSIRLSMFKCIKGQRKTLPTQ
- the LOC134013540 gene encoding olfactory receptor 4B13-like; this encodes MENSSDVTSIVLTAYYGMEKLKHEYFSIFLIIYIIIITENIILISVIGVEKTLHEPMYFFIGNLAANGVYGSTILLPALLSNLLSTKYEVSLACCQTQTYGLHTYATIEFTILAVMSYDRYAAICHPLHYHTMMSLSKVYKLIVFTWVYPLIAFLFFFIINLQLRFCQQVIDKLYCTNFSLVKLSCSNTAVINIVGLASVVLYSFPQLVMVLFSYAKIFRICLSSRKMKNKAITTCTPHLFAVLMYSIGCFFEILQSRFDLRHLPYETHVFMSIFFLIFPPFLNPLIYGLSIRSIRLSMFKCIKADGALVPNKHLIQPQYRMREHDVNKPMGGSKQSHS